The Lichenihabitans psoromatis genome contains a region encoding:
- a CDS encoding glycosyltransferase family 4 protein has protein sequence MMQDDAALVAPVPLCSTPLLVAISDFREGWPPVEAPDVKTARELWASGAWGPKPVVSDGYEMSRLPVTGGYLERLPLACIRRGLVDRAEIWHHLRATEPGPLTHDNPVLARRSFPVSGDAAPFRSDAMVGFVQAFGAPKILCVWGLGVDATLLSACERSFRIYNSIDAPSLRIPPEVSQHIDLVLTGAEWQSDEVRDRHPDMPCAVLPIGPDFADPDTFRPLKIEKRYDVVYVAAAQPYKRHDILFDALARSPRPLKALCVFGYGEMSDDLRRQAADLRLDIDFVGPPGVGFEEVNRLMNMARVGVVCGVDDGAPAIITEYMLAGLPVLANAGLRCGLEYILPETGRIAGPDAFGTALLNLVDSCERIRPRDVVERRWTWPHSVDRLASLIIETPKGRALWPALAASP, from the coding sequence ATGATGCAAGACGACGCGGCTCTGGTTGCGCCCGTCCCCCTCTGCTCGACACCCCTGCTGGTCGCCATCAGCGATTTCCGCGAGGGCTGGCCTCCGGTCGAAGCGCCAGACGTCAAAACAGCGCGGGAGCTTTGGGCGAGCGGCGCATGGGGTCCGAAGCCTGTCGTGAGCGACGGGTATGAAATGAGCCGGTTGCCGGTCACGGGCGGTTACCTCGAGCGACTTCCCCTGGCCTGCATCCGCCGCGGCCTCGTCGATCGGGCCGAGATCTGGCATCATCTGCGGGCCACGGAGCCGGGGCCTCTGACCCACGACAATCCGGTCCTGGCGCGGCGGTCGTTTCCGGTCAGCGGCGACGCAGCACCGTTCAGGTCCGACGCCATGGTCGGGTTCGTGCAGGCGTTTGGCGCGCCGAAGATCCTTTGCGTTTGGGGACTCGGCGTCGATGCCACGCTGCTCTCGGCCTGCGAGCGGAGCTTCAGGATCTACAATTCGATCGACGCGCCCAGCCTTCGGATCCCGCCCGAGGTAAGCCAGCATATCGATCTCGTGCTCACAGGCGCGGAATGGCAGAGCGACGAGGTGCGGGATCGGCATCCCGACATGCCCTGCGCGGTTCTGCCGATCGGTCCCGATTTCGCCGATCCGGACACGTTCCGACCGCTCAAAATCGAAAAACGCTACGACGTCGTCTATGTGGCGGCGGCCCAACCTTACAAGCGGCACGACATCCTGTTCGACGCTTTGGCACGCTCGCCGCGCCCGCTGAAGGCGCTCTGCGTCTTCGGTTATGGAGAGATGAGCGACGATCTTCGTCGCCAGGCCGCGGACCTTCGGCTCGATATCGACTTCGTCGGGCCGCCGGGCGTCGGCTTCGAGGAGGTCAATCGTCTCATGAACATGGCGCGGGTCGGCGTCGTGTGCGGCGTCGACGATGGCGCACCAGCGATCATCACCGAATATATGCTGGCGGGTCTTCCCGTATTGGCCAATGCGGGGTTGCGCTGTGGCCTCGAGTATATCCTGCCGGAGACGGGGCGCATTGCCGGGCCGGACGCCTTCGGCACAGCTTTGCTCAATCTTGTTGATTCATGTGAACGAATTCGGCCGCGAGACGTCGTAGAGCGACGATGGACGTGGCCGCACAGTGTCGACCGGCTGGCGTCCCTCATCATCGAAACACCGAAGGGACGGGCTCTCTGGCCGGCGCTGGCCGCGTCGCCGTGA
- a CDS encoding LysR family transcriptional regulator produces MDRLTALGLFIRIVDRGSFSAAAADLGMSRPVATAAIKALEARLGRRLLQRSTRHVQTTVEGVAYYQRCVALLADFEDAERGANGAVAGMLRVDLVGHLARTIVLPALPDFLALHPALTIHLSETERFIDLVREGVDCVVRAGALIDSDMVVRRLGSMEEMTVASPAYLARHGIPASPETLAGHEMVGFVSSRTGQPLPLEFTRGVEVIEVVLPARVLVSGADTSAAAARLGLGLAQAPRYRFAADLASGALVEVLADYPPTPTPVSALYPSNRQLSPRVRVFVDWLVKTLGPHLTASAKHG; encoded by the coding sequence ATGGATCGGCTCACTGCGCTTGGTCTCTTCATCCGGATCGTCGACCGGGGAAGCTTTAGCGCCGCGGCGGCCGACTTGGGCATGTCTCGGCCGGTCGCGACGGCGGCCATCAAGGCGCTCGAGGCGCGCCTTGGCAGACGGCTGCTTCAACGGTCGACGCGTCATGTTCAAACAACTGTCGAGGGCGTGGCCTACTACCAGCGATGCGTCGCGCTCCTCGCCGATTTTGAGGATGCCGAGCGCGGCGCGAACGGGGCCGTGGCTGGCATGCTGCGGGTCGACCTCGTCGGGCATCTTGCTCGGACGATCGTGCTGCCAGCCTTGCCCGACTTCCTCGCGCTGCACCCGGCGCTGACCATCCACCTCAGCGAAACCGAGCGTTTTATCGATCTCGTGCGCGAGGGCGTCGATTGCGTCGTGCGGGCGGGCGCACTCATCGACAGTGACATGGTGGTCCGGCGTCTGGGCTCGATGGAGGAGATGACCGTTGCGAGCCCCGCCTATCTTGCTCGCCACGGAATACCCGCATCACCCGAGACGCTCGCGGGACACGAGATGGTCGGCTTCGTGTCCTCACGCACCGGCCAACCGCTGCCCTTGGAGTTCACGCGCGGGGTCGAGGTGATCGAGGTGGTTCTGCCCGCCCGCGTCTTGGTCAGCGGTGCCGACACCAGCGCGGCGGCGGCTCGGCTCGGCCTCGGGCTTGCTCAGGCGCCGCGCTATCGGTTCGCGGCAGACCTCGCCTCAGGCGCCTTGGTCGAGGTTCTAGCGGATTATCCGCCGACGCCCACCCCAGTGTCGGCACTCTACCCGAGTAACCGCCAGCTTAGCCCCCGCGTTCGCGTCTTTGTCGATTGGTTGGTCAAGACACTCGGGCCACACTTGACCGCATCGGCAAAACACGGATAA
- a CDS encoding DUF4267 domain-containing protein has translation MHWLPLGVALLVAVAIIAIGTRYIAAPALATRSFGLPLPESGIAISWWLRLKGVRDIVSGLVVLAFMAWGTPRDVGMILLVESLIPVGDMLLILAARGSTRSAFGIHGVTALVMIVTAMFLMFGAP, from the coding sequence ATGCATTGGCTTCCACTCGGAGTGGCGCTGCTGGTCGCTGTCGCGATCATCGCGATCGGCACGCGATACATCGCGGCCCCAGCCCTTGCGACACGCAGCTTCGGCCTGCCGCTTCCTGAAAGCGGCATCGCCATCTCATGGTGGCTCCGCCTCAAGGGTGTCCGTGACATCGTCTCGGGCTTGGTCGTCCTGGCGTTCATGGCCTGGGGCACTCCGCGCGATGTCGGGATGATCCTCCTTGTCGAATCTCTGATTCCGGTCGGCGACATGCTGCTCATTCTCGCCGCCCGAGGATCCACCCGAAGCGCCTTCGGCATTCACGGCGTCACGGCGCTCGTCATGATCGTGACTGCCATGTTCTTGATGTTCGGTGCACCATGA
- a CDS encoding DoxX family protein, whose product MTVHAVSLWLLVAAFFGAGVFNAIGTPGTQSDFARWGYPRWWNRLTGGLEMIVAVLIALPGSRDVGLVLGAVIVVAAVLTVLRHRDFSHLLPLSVFGVLLAVMATLS is encoded by the coding sequence ATGACGGTCCATGCTGTTTCACTCTGGCTTCTGGTTGCCGCTTTCTTTGGCGCCGGCGTCTTCAACGCGATCGGCACGCCGGGGACGCAAAGCGATTTTGCGCGGTGGGGTTATCCGCGCTGGTGGAACCGGCTGACGGGTGGATTGGAAATGATTGTCGCCGTGCTGATCGCACTGCCCGGCAGTCGCGACGTCGGGCTGGTGCTTGGGGCCGTCATCGTCGTGGCCGCCGTCCTGACGGTTCTCCGTCACCGCGATTTCTCGCATCTGTTGCCGCTGAGCGTCTTTGGCGTTTTGCTTGCCGTTATGGCGACTTTGTCGTGA
- a CDS encoding SDR family NAD(P)-dependent oxidoreductase produces the protein MSSSSHIALVTGGSRGLGRSTVEALARRGVSSILTYNTNADAAAEVVAAVAATGVRAVALRLDTGDTGEFAAFATAVRRVLAEWGADRFDFLVNNAGTSHAGALGQVTEADFDAAYRIHVKGVFFLTQTLLPLIADGGRIVNVSSGLTRIIYPGRIAYGAMKGAVEVMTRYMAKELGPRRIAVNTVAPGAIQTDFSGGAVRDNPEINRHIGEVTALGRPGLPDDIGPMIASLLSEDNRWINAQRIEVSGGQAI, from the coding sequence ATGTCATCCTCATCCCACATCGCTCTCGTGACCGGCGGCAGCCGCGGCCTCGGCCGTTCCACCGTTGAGGCGCTCGCGCGGCGCGGCGTGTCGTCGATCCTCACGTACAACACCAACGCCGACGCTGCAGCCGAGGTGGTCGCGGCCGTCGCGGCGACCGGTGTGCGAGCCGTTGCGCTCCGGCTCGACACCGGCGACACGGGCGAGTTCGCAGCCTTTGCGACAGCGGTCCGCAGGGTCTTGGCTGAATGGGGTGCTGACCGCTTCGACTTTCTCGTCAACAACGCCGGCACCTCTCATGCTGGCGCCTTGGGCCAAGTGACGGAAGCCGATTTCGACGCGGCCTATCGCATCCACGTCAAAGGCGTGTTCTTTCTGACCCAGACGCTTCTGCCACTCATTGCAGACGGCGGCCGCATCGTGAACGTCTCGTCGGGCTTGACACGGATTATCTACCCGGGCCGCATTGCCTATGGCGCCATGAAAGGGGCTGTCGAGGTCATGACGCGGTATATGGCCAAGGAGCTTGGGCCGCGGCGCATCGCGGTCAACACGGTCGCGCCCGGCGCGATCCAGACCGACTTCAGCGGCGGTGCGGTGCGCGATAACCCGGAGATTAATCGCCACATCGGTGAGGTGACGGCCCTGGGCCGCCCCGGTTTGCCGGACGACATCGGTCCGATGATCGCCTCGCTGCTCTCAGAAGACAACCGCTGGATCAACGCCCAGCGAATCGAGGTATCGGGTGGTCAAGCCATTTGA
- a CDS encoding 2'-5' RNA ligase family protein, producing MDPSAACPLILTALFDAESARKFQTLRDRHFPARLNIVPAHLTLFHALPGQAAEAIATDLRDLCRDIPPFAFQVSGLRFLGRGVALAIDAPALVAARARLAADWRPSLSAQDRQGFAPHVTVQNKVDFKAARRLHDAMMVDLPEINGAVLGLRLWRYLNGPWEPVETCPFQADVAEKLPKRS from the coding sequence ATGGACCCTTCAGCCGCATGCCCGCTTATTCTCACCGCCTTGTTCGATGCAGAAAGCGCGCGGAAATTTCAGACGTTGCGGGATCGCCACTTTCCGGCGCGCCTCAACATCGTGCCGGCGCATCTCACGTTATTTCACGCTTTGCCGGGGCAAGCAGCGGAGGCGATCGCAACGGACTTGCGCGACCTGTGCCGGGATATCCCGCCATTCGCCTTCCAGGTCTCCGGGCTGCGCTTTCTCGGGCGCGGCGTGGCGCTGGCGATCGATGCGCCGGCACTCGTCGCGGCACGGGCGCGCCTCGCTGCAGACTGGCGGCCGTCGCTGTCGGCACAGGATCGTCAGGGTTTCGCCCCGCATGTGACCGTACAGAACAAGGTCGACTTCAAGGCCGCTCGGAGGCTTCACGATGCCATGATGGTCGATTTGCCCGAGATCAACGGTGCTGTTTTGGGGCTACGGCTCTGGCGCTATCTGAATGGTCCGTGGGAGCCGGTCGAGACATGTCCGTTTCAAGCCGACGTCGCTGAAAAGCTTCCCAAACGCTCTTGA
- a CDS encoding TetR/AcrR family transcriptional regulator — MGIAERKGRERAERQSHIVGAARIIAEREGWGAVTIRRLATEIEYSQPVLYSHFENRDAIVAAVAVEGFQDIAGVLRQAASDSIDPRQALEFVALAYVDFALSRPALYAAMFVLPTDLRFAAAETRPELRSAFAALAAVVTPFCSEVAVVTETFWAALHGLAELERSGRIRPEKRHERIERVTTAIVGVGSSAES, encoded by the coding sequence TTGGGGATCGCCGAACGGAAAGGCAGGGAGCGGGCTGAGCGGCAGAGCCACATCGTCGGGGCCGCGCGTATCATCGCGGAGCGCGAAGGGTGGGGTGCCGTCACGATCCGCCGCCTCGCCACTGAGATCGAATATAGTCAGCCGGTTCTCTACTCACATTTTGAAAACCGGGATGCGATCGTTGCTGCGGTCGCGGTCGAGGGTTTTCAGGATATCGCCGGCGTTCTCCGACAGGCCGCGAGCGACTCCATCGATCCACGCCAGGCCCTCGAATTCGTCGCCCTAGCTTACGTGGACTTCGCGCTCAGCCGTCCCGCACTCTACGCGGCGATGTTCGTTCTTCCGACGGATCTGCGCTTTGCGGCCGCCGAGACCAGACCGGAACTCCGGTCCGCCTTTGCGGCACTCGCGGCCGTCGTGACGCCGTTTTGTAGCGAGGTCGCTGTCGTGACCGAGACGTTTTGGGCCGCGCTCCACGGGCTGGCCGAACTCGAACGGTCGGGCCGAATCAGACCCGAGAAGCGGCATGAGCGGATCGAACGCGTCACCACGGCCATCGTCGGCGTCGGCTCATCCGCTGAGAGCTGA